Proteins co-encoded in one Pseudomonas fluorescens genomic window:
- a CDS encoding YicC/YloC family endoribonuclease has product MVHSMTAFARVEKAGVQGTLSWELRSVNSRYLEPHLRLPESFRDLEGAVREALRQGLSRGKLECTLRFTEESTGKPLQVDRERAAQLVAAAETVAGLIKNPAALNPLEVLAWPGVLVADASDPQALNAEALELFNQGLKELKSGREREGAELARLINDRLTSIEEDVVTLRELVPQMLATQRQKVLDRFADMKAEMDPQRLEQEMVMLAQKSDVAEELDRLSTHIIEVRRVLKSGGAAGRRLDFLMQELNREANTLGSKAFDPRSTQAAVNLKVLIEQMREQVQNIE; this is encoded by the coding sequence ATGGTGCACAGCATGACCGCCTTCGCCCGCGTCGAGAAAGCCGGCGTTCAGGGCACCCTGAGCTGGGAACTGCGCTCGGTCAACAGCCGCTACCTGGAACCCCACCTGCGCCTGCCGGAGTCGTTTCGCGACCTCGAAGGCGCTGTCCGCGAAGCCCTGCGTCAGGGCCTGTCGCGCGGCAAACTGGAATGCACCCTGCGCTTCACCGAGGAAAGTACCGGCAAGCCACTGCAAGTGGATCGCGAACGCGCCGCGCAGCTGGTCGCCGCTGCCGAAACCGTCGCCGGCCTGATCAAGAACCCGGCCGCGCTGAACCCGCTGGAAGTGCTGGCCTGGCCGGGCGTGCTGGTGGCCGATGCGAGCGATCCACAAGCCCTTAACGCCGAAGCGCTGGAGCTGTTCAATCAAGGCCTGAAGGAGCTGAAGTCCGGCCGCGAGCGCGAAGGCGCGGAGCTGGCACGCCTGATCAACGATCGCCTGACCTCCATCGAGGAAGACGTGGTGACGCTGCGCGAACTGGTTCCGCAGATGCTCGCCACCCAGCGCCAGAAGGTCCTCGACCGCTTCGCCGACATGAAGGCCGAGATGGACCCGCAGCGCCTGGAACAGGAAATGGTGATGCTCGCGCAAAAGAGCGACGTGGCCGAAGAACTGGATCGCCTGAGCACTCACATCATCGAAGTTCGCCGGGTCCTGAAGTCCGGCGGTGCCGCCGGTCGGCGCCTGGACTTCCTGATGCAGGAACTCAACCGCGAAGCCAACACACTGGGCTCCAAGGCCTTCGACCCGCGCAGCACCCAGGCGGCGGTCAACCTCAAGGTGTTGATCGAGCAGATGCGCGAACAAGTGCAGAATATTGAGTAA
- the gmk gene encoding guanylate kinase has protein sequence MTHSTGTLYIISAPSGAGKSSLVKALTDTNPDIRVSISHTTRAMRPGEVDGVNYHFVSREEFVKMGEHGDFLERAEVFGNFYGTSQSRLQQTLDEGHDLILEIDWQGAEQVRKLMPQARSIFILPPSLQALHQRLTNRGQDSDEIIDGRMREAVSEMSHYVEYDYLIINDDFAHALDDLKAIFRANQLQQKRQQVRFGRLLAELLG, from the coding sequence ATGACCCACAGCACCGGCACCCTGTACATCATTTCCGCCCCTTCGGGCGCGGGCAAGAGCAGTCTGGTCAAGGCCCTGACAGACACCAACCCGGACATTCGCGTCTCGATTTCCCACACTACCCGTGCCATGCGCCCGGGCGAGGTGGACGGAGTGAACTACCACTTCGTAAGCCGCGAAGAGTTCGTGAAGATGGGCGAGCACGGCGATTTCCTTGAACGCGCGGAAGTCTTCGGCAACTTTTACGGCACCTCGCAAAGTCGTCTGCAGCAGACCCTGGACGAAGGTCACGACCTGATTCTGGAAATCGACTGGCAAGGCGCCGAGCAAGTGCGCAAGCTGATGCCCCAGGCACGCTCGATCTTCATTCTGCCGCCATCGCTTCAGGCCCTGCACCAGCGCCTGACCAACCGTGGCCAGGACAGCGACGAAATCATCGACGGCCGGATGCGCGAAGCCGTCAGCGAGATGAGCCACTACGTTGAGTACGATTACCTGATCATCAACGACGATTTCGCCCACGCGCTGGATGATCTGAAAGCGATTTTTCGCGCCAATCAGCTGCAACAGAAACGCCAACAAGTGCGTTTCGGCAGATTGCTGGCTGAATTGCTGGGCTGA
- the rpoZ gene encoding DNA-directed RNA polymerase subunit omega: MARVTVEDCLEHVENRFELVMLSTKRARQLATGGKEPLVQWENDKPTVVALREIAEGLMSYEFIAEQEIVHEDPVFAAFEDESNEAV; the protein is encoded by the coding sequence ATGGCCCGCGTAACCGTTGAAGACTGCCTAGAACACGTGGAAAACCGCTTTGAGCTGGTCATGCTCTCTACCAAGCGTGCCCGTCAACTGGCCACCGGCGGCAAAGAGCCCCTGGTTCAGTGGGAAAACGACAAACCGACCGTAGTTGCGCTGCGTGAAATCGCTGAAGGCCTGATGAGCTACGAGTTCATCGCCGAGCAGGAAATCGTCCACGAAGACCCGGTCTTCGCTGCGTTCGAGGACGAGTCCAACGAGGCCGTCTAA
- the spoT gene encoding bifunctional GTP diphosphokinase/guanosine-3',5'-bis pyrophosphate 3'-pyrophosphohydrolase: protein MPSIDALADRLSTYLGNDQVNLVRRAYFYAEQAHDGQRRRSGEAYVTHPLAVANILADMHMDHQSLMAAMLHDVIEDTGIAKEALQAQFGETVAELVDGVSKLTQMNFETKAEAQAENFQKMAMAMARDIRVILVKLADRLHNMRTLEVLSGEKRRRIAKETLEIYAPIANRLGMHAIRIEFEDLGFKAMHPMRSARIYQAVKRARGNRKEIVNKIEESLGHCLAIDGIQGEVSGRQKHLYGIYKKMRGKRRAFNEIMDVYAFRIIVDKVDTCYRVLGAVHNLYKPLPGRFKDYIAIPKANGYQSLHTTLFGMHGVPIEIQIRTREMEEMANNGIAAHWLYKSSGDEQPKGTHARARQWVKGVLEMQQRAGNSLEFIESVKIDLFPDEVYVFTPKGRIMELPKGSTAVDFAYAVHTDVGNSCIACRINRRLAPLSEPLQSGSTVEIVSAPGARPNPAWLNFVVTGKARTHIRHALKLQRRSESISLGERLLNKVLNGFDSALEQIPAERVKAMLTEYRLELIEDLLEDIGLGNRMAYVVARRLLGEGEQLPSPEGPLAIRGTEGLVLSYAKCCTPIPGDPIVGHLSAGKGMVVHLDNCRNISEIRHNPEKCIQLSWAKDVTGEFNVELRVELEHQRGLIALLASSVNAADGNIEKISMDERDGRISVVQLVVSVHDRVHLARVIKKLRALTGVIRITRMRA from the coding sequence ATGCCGAGCATAGACGCCCTCGCCGATCGCTTATCGACCTACCTCGGCAACGACCAGGTCAACCTGGTCCGCCGAGCGTATTTCTACGCCGAACAAGCCCACGACGGCCAACGCCGCCGTAGCGGCGAGGCGTACGTCACGCATCCTCTTGCCGTGGCGAATATTCTTGCCGACATGCACATGGACCATCAGAGCCTGATGGCCGCGATGCTGCATGACGTGATCGAAGACACCGGTATCGCCAAGGAAGCGCTGCAAGCGCAGTTCGGTGAAACCGTGGCCGAACTGGTCGACGGGGTCAGCAAACTGACCCAGATGAATTTCGAGACCAAGGCCGAAGCCCAGGCTGAAAACTTCCAGAAAATGGCCATGGCCATGGCACGCGACATCCGCGTGATCCTGGTCAAGCTCGCCGACCGCCTGCACAACATGCGCACGCTGGAAGTGCTGTCCGGCGAAAAACGCCGGCGCATCGCCAAGGAAACCCTGGAGATCTATGCACCCATCGCCAATCGGCTGGGCATGCACGCGATCCGTATCGAGTTCGAAGACCTCGGCTTCAAGGCCATGCACCCGATGCGTTCCGCGCGGATCTACCAGGCCGTCAAACGCGCCCGGGGCAACCGCAAGGAAATCGTCAACAAGATCGAGGAATCCCTTGGCCACTGCCTCGCCATCGACGGCATCCAGGGTGAAGTCAGCGGTCGCCAGAAACACCTCTACGGCATCTACAAGAAAATGCGCGGCAAGCGTCGGGCCTTTAACGAGATCATGGACGTCTACGCGTTCCGGATCATCGTCGACAAGGTCGATACCTGCTACCGCGTGCTGGGTGCTGTACATAATTTGTACAAACCGTTGCCGGGGCGCTTCAAGGATTACATCGCGATCCCCAAGGCCAACGGCTATCAGTCGCTGCACACCACACTGTTCGGCATGCACGGCGTGCCGATCGAAATCCAGATCCGCACCCGTGAAATGGAAGAGATGGCCAACAACGGCATCGCCGCCCATTGGCTGTACAAATCCAGCGGCGACGAGCAGCCCAAAGGCACCCATGCCCGGGCCCGTCAGTGGGTCAAGGGCGTGCTGGAAATGCAGCAACGTGCCGGCAACTCGCTGGAATTCATCGAGAGCGTGAAGATCGACCTGTTCCCGGACGAGGTCTACGTGTTCACGCCCAAAGGCCGGATCATGGAGCTGCCCAAAGGCTCCACGGCGGTCGACTTTGCCTACGCGGTGCACACCGACGTCGGCAACAGCTGCATCGCCTGCCGGATCAACCGTCGCCTCGCACCGCTCTCCGAACCGTTGCAAAGCGGCTCCACGGTCGAGATCGTCAGCGCCCCCGGCGCGCGGCCGAACCCGGCGTGGCTCAACTTCGTGGTCACCGGCAAGGCGCGGACCCACATCCGTCATGCGCTGAAACTGCAACGCCGCTCCGAATCCATCAGCCTCGGCGAACGCCTGCTGAACAAGGTGCTCAACGGCTTCGACAGCGCGCTGGAACAGATTCCGGCCGAACGCGTGAAGGCGATGCTCACCGAGTACCGCCTCGAACTGATCGAAGACTTGCTGGAAGACATCGGCCTGGGCAACCGCATGGCCTACGTCGTGGCCCGCCGCCTGCTCGGCGAAGGCGAACAACTGCCAAGCCCTGAAGGCCCGCTGGCGATTCGCGGCACCGAAGGTCTGGTGCTCAGCTACGCCAAATGCTGCACGCCGATCCCGGGCGACCCGATTGTCGGGCACCTGTCGGCGGGCAAAGGCATGGTCGTGCACCTGGACAACTGTCGCAACATCAGCGAAATCCGCCACAACCCGGAAAAATGCATCCAGCTCTCGTGGGCCAAGGATGTCACCGGTGAATTCAACGTCGAACTGCGCGTCGAGCTGGAACACCAGCGCGGCCTGATTGCCCTGCTGGCCAGCAGCGTCAACGCAGCCGACGGCAATATCGAGAAAATCAGCATGGACGAACGCGATGGCCGCATCAGCGTCGTCCAACTGGTGGTCAGCGTCCACGACCGTGTGCACCTGGCCCGCGTGATCAAGAAACTGCGCGCACTGACCGGCGTGATCCGCATCACCCGCATGCGTGCATAA
- a CDS encoding RidA family protein, whose amino-acid sequence MTKTVITSDKAPAAIGTYSQAIKAGNTVYMSGQIPLDPKTMELVEGFEAQTVQVFENLKAVAEAAGGSFKDIVKLNIFLTDLSHFAKVNEIMGKYFDQPYPARAAIGVAALPKGAQVEMDAILVIE is encoded by the coding sequence ATGACCAAGACCGTTATCACCAGCGACAAGGCCCCGGCCGCCATCGGTACTTATTCCCAGGCGATCAAGGCTGGCAACACTGTCTACATGTCGGGCCAGATCCCGTTGGACCCGAAAACCATGGAGCTGGTCGAAGGTTTCGAAGCCCAGACCGTCCAGGTCTTCGAGAACCTGAAAGCCGTGGCCGAAGCCGCCGGCGGTTCGTTCAAGGATATCGTCAAGCTGAACATCTTCCTCACCGACCTGAGCCACTTCGCCAAGGTCAACGAGATCATGGGCAAGTACTTCGACCAGCCGTACCCGGCGCGCGCCGCCATCGGCGTTGCTGCCCTGCCAAAGGGTGCGCAGGTTGAAATGGATGCCATTCTGGTCATCGAGTAA
- a CDS encoding SDR family oxidoreductase, whose amino-acid sequence MSAPSVLIAGCGDVGSRLATQLLAAGFQVYGLRRNISRLPDGVIGVAGDLFNEDCPETWPVGAIDYLVYSAAATDHDEAGYRAAYVQGLQHVLGWLNDYGQEPERLLFVSSSSVYGQQNGEWVDEKSETVAAGYSGRVMLEAEQVALNSGIPASIVRLTGIYGPGREWLLTQVRRGYRVAVDPPLYGNRIHAEDAAGLMAFLLDADRKGVALDDIYIGVDDAPEPLAEVVAWLREYLGVTEWSEDESVRRTGSKRCSNARAKALGWVPKYPSYREGYAAILEGKC is encoded by the coding sequence ATGTCCGCGCCCTCTGTTTTGATCGCCGGTTGCGGTGATGTCGGCAGCCGTCTGGCCACGCAATTGCTGGCTGCCGGCTTTCAGGTGTATGGCCTGCGCCGGAATATTTCACGTTTACCGGACGGCGTTATCGGTGTCGCCGGTGACTTGTTCAATGAGGATTGCCCCGAGACCTGGCCGGTGGGTGCTATCGATTACCTGGTGTATAGCGCGGCGGCCACCGATCACGATGAGGCCGGTTATCGCGCGGCGTATGTGCAGGGGTTGCAGCATGTGCTGGGTTGGCTGAACGATTACGGTCAGGAGCCTGAGCGGTTGCTGTTCGTTTCCAGCAGCAGTGTTTACGGGCAGCAGAACGGCGAATGGGTCGATGAAAAATCCGAGACCGTTGCCGCGGGTTATTCCGGTCGGGTGATGCTGGAGGCCGAGCAGGTTGCGCTCAACAGCGGTATTCCTGCGAGCATCGTGCGCCTGACCGGCATTTACGGCCCCGGCCGTGAATGGCTGCTGACCCAGGTACGTCGGGGTTATCGGGTGGCGGTCGACCCGCCGCTGTATGGCAATCGCATCCATGCCGAGGATGCGGCGGGGTTGATGGCGTTTCTGCTGGACGCGGATCGCAAGGGCGTGGCGCTGGATGACATCTATATCGGCGTGGACGACGCGCCGGAGCCGTTGGCCGAGGTGGTGGCGTGGCTGCGCGAGTATCTGGGTGTCACCGAATGGTCGGAAGACGAGAGCGTGCGTCGCACCGGCAGCAAACGTTGCAGCAATGCCCGTGCGAAGGCGCTGGGCTGGGTGCCGAAGTATCCGAGTTATCGTGAGGGGTATGCCGCGATTCTAGAGGGCAAGTGCTGA
- the exbB gene encoding tonB-system energizer ExbB: MTRIQNPASPTNRPRAWSAVAALLLSLMLAPAAAFADAQAPAAPAATEQSAPAAAPAATVPVQAVDASAADAPEVLEADNSLGMAHDLSPWGMYKNADIIVKIVMIGLAIASIITWTIWIAKGFELMGAKRRLRGEIAALKKATTLKEASTTAAKEGTLANLLVHDALEEMRLSANSREKEGIKERVSFRLERLVAACGRNMSSGTGVLATIGSTAPFVGLFGTVWGIMNSFIGIAKTQTTNLAVVAPGIAEALLATALGLVAAIPAVVIYNVFARSIAGYKAQVSDASAEVLLLVSRDLDHQPERSSSQPHMVKVG, translated from the coding sequence ATGACACGCATTCAAAACCCCGCTTCGCCAACCAACCGACCTCGCGCCTGGAGCGCAGTGGCTGCCCTGCTCCTCAGCCTGATGCTGGCGCCGGCCGCCGCCTTCGCTGACGCACAAGCCCCGGCCGCACCAGCCGCCACCGAGCAGAGCGCTCCAGCCGCCGCACCTGCCGCGACCGTTCCGGTGCAGGCCGTAGACGCCAGCGCCGCCGACGCACCGGAAGTCCTCGAAGCCGACAACTCCCTGGGCATGGCCCACGACCTGTCGCCATGGGGCATGTACAAGAATGCCGACATCATCGTGAAAATCGTGATGATCGGTCTGGCCATCGCTTCAATCATTACCTGGACCATCTGGATTGCCAAAGGGTTCGAGCTGATGGGCGCCAAACGTCGCCTGCGTGGCGAAATCGCCGCCCTGAAGAAAGCCACCACCCTCAAGGAAGCCAGCACCACCGCAGCAAAAGAAGGCACCCTCGCCAACCTGCTGGTGCATGACGCCCTCGAAGAAATGCGCCTGTCGGCCAATTCCCGCGAGAAAGAAGGCATCAAGGAACGCGTCAGCTTCCGCCTCGAGCGTCTGGTGGCCGCCTGTGGCCGCAACATGAGCAGCGGCACCGGCGTGCTCGCCACCATCGGCTCCACCGCACCGTTCGTCGGCCTGTTCGGCACCGTGTGGGGCATCATGAACAGCTTCATCGGCATCGCCAAAACCCAGACCACCAACCTTGCTGTCGTAGCACCGGGTATCGCTGAGGCGCTGCTGGCTACCGCACTGGGTCTGGTGGCCGCGATTCCTGCCGTGGTCATCTACAACGTGTTCGCCCGCTCCATCGCCGGTTACAAGGCTCAGGTGTCCGATGCATCGGCAGAAGTCCTGCTGCTGGTCAGCCGCGACCTCGACCACCAGCCTGAGCGCAGCAGCTCGCAGCCGCACATGGTCAAAGTGGGGTAA
- the exbD gene encoding TonB system transport protein ExbD, with protein sequence MGLHLKEGADDDLAENHEINVTPFIDVMLVLLIIFMVAAPLATVDIKVDLPASTAKPAPRPEKPVFLSVKADQRLYIGDDEVKAETLGAMLDARTQGKKDTTIFFQADKGVDYGDLMSVMDKLRSAGYLKVGLVGLESAVKK encoded by the coding sequence ATGGGCCTGCATTTGAAAGAAGGCGCAGACGACGATCTGGCCGAGAACCACGAAATCAACGTCACGCCGTTCATCGACGTGATGCTGGTGCTGCTGATCATTTTCATGGTGGCCGCGCCACTGGCCACCGTAGACATCAAAGTCGACCTGCCCGCCTCGACCGCCAAACCGGCGCCGCGGCCGGAGAAACCGGTGTTCCTCAGCGTAAAGGCTGATCAGCGCCTGTACATCGGTGACGACGAAGTCAAAGCCGAAACCCTCGGCGCCATGCTCGACGCCAGGACTCAGGGCAAAAAAGACACCACCATCTTCTTCCAGGCCGACAAAGGCGTGGACTACGGCGACCTGATGAGCGTGATGGACAAGCTGCGCAGCGCCGGTTATCTGAAAGTCGGTCTGGTCGGCCTCGAGAGCGCAGTCAAGAAATGA
- a CDS encoding energy transducer TonB family protein yields MITTRHKLTRYSGSLAVVLGVHALAIALALNWTARPPIELPPQAMMVELAPVPAPPPPAPPKVVTPPQPPAPVEELPIPKLAEAPKAEIAVPKPKPKPKPKPQPPKPIEKKPEPVKEKPSEEKPAEPQQTQAPTEKSAQPAPGPSPAQLAAKASWQGALLAHLQKYKKYPDSARSRNKTGTNRLRFVVDGEGNVLSFELVDRSGNADLDRATLEMIRRAQPLPKPPADMLNNGSIEIVAPFVYSIEKRR; encoded by the coding sequence ATGATCACGACGCGCCATAAGCTGACGCGTTACAGCGGTAGCCTGGCCGTGGTGCTGGGTGTGCATGCGCTGGCCATCGCGCTGGCGCTTAACTGGACCGCCCGCCCTCCCATCGAATTGCCGCCGCAGGCGATGATGGTCGAGCTGGCACCGGTTCCGGCCCCGCCACCGCCTGCACCGCCAAAAGTCGTCACGCCACCGCAGCCACCGGCTCCGGTTGAAGAACTGCCAATCCCGAAACTGGCCGAAGCACCCAAGGCAGAAATTGCCGTGCCCAAGCCCAAACCAAAACCCAAGCCAAAACCGCAACCGCCGAAGCCGATCGAGAAGAAACCGGAACCCGTGAAGGAAAAACCTTCCGAGGAAAAACCGGCAGAGCCTCAGCAGACCCAGGCACCAACGGAGAAATCCGCCCAGCCGGCACCAGGCCCGTCGCCAGCACAACTGGCGGCCAAGGCCAGCTGGCAGGGTGCGCTGCTCGCGCATCTGCAGAAGTACAAAAAGTACCCGGACAGCGCCAGGTCACGGAACAAGACCGGAACCAACCGCCTGCGTTTCGTGGTCGATGGCGAAGGCAATGTGCTGTCGTTCGAGCTGGTGGACCGCTCCGGCAACGCTGATCTGGACCGGGCCACCCTGGAAATGATCCGCCGTGCCCAGCCGCTGCCCAAACCGCCGGCGGACATGCTGAACAACGGCTCCATCGAAATTGTTGCGCCGTTTGTGTACTCGATCGAGAAGCGCCGCTGA
- a CDS encoding hydrogen peroxide-inducible genes activator, which yields MTLTELRYIVTLAQEQHFGHAAERCHVSQPTLSVGVKKLEDELGVLIFERSKSAVRLTPVGEGIVAQAQKVLEQAQGIRELAQAGKNQLTAPLKVGAIYTVGPYLFPHLIPQLHRVAPQMPLYIEENFTHVLRDKLRNGELDAIIIALPFNEADVLTLQLYDEPFYVLMPAQHPWTQKESIDAALLNDKSLLLLGEGHCFRDQVLEACPTLTKGNDGAKHTTVESSSLETIRHMVASGLGISILPLSAVDSHHYAPGVIEVRPLSAPVPFRTVAIAWRASFPRPKAIEILADSIRLCSVAKPAAPVTAG from the coding sequence ATGACCCTCACAGAATTACGCTACATCGTTACCCTCGCCCAAGAGCAGCATTTCGGCCACGCGGCCGAGCGTTGCCACGTCAGCCAGCCGACCCTGTCGGTGGGTGTGAAAAAGCTTGAAGACGAACTCGGTGTGCTGATTTTCGAGCGCAGCAAAAGCGCCGTGCGCCTGACCCCGGTCGGTGAAGGCATCGTCGCCCAGGCGCAGAAAGTACTGGAGCAGGCCCAGGGCATCCGCGAACTGGCCCAGGCCGGCAAGAACCAGCTGACCGCCCCGCTGAAAGTCGGCGCGATCTACACCGTCGGCCCGTACCTGTTCCCACATCTGATTCCACAACTGCACCGGGTCGCCCCGCAGATGCCGTTGTACATCGAAGAAAACTTCACCCACGTGCTGCGCGACAAACTGCGCAACGGCGAACTGGACGCGATCATCATCGCCCTGCCGTTCAACGAAGCCGACGTGCTGACCCTGCAACTCTACGACGAGCCGTTCTACGTCCTGATGCCGGCCCAGCACCCGTGGACCCAGAAAGAGTCCATCGACGCCGCCCTGCTCAACGACAAGAGCCTGCTGCTGCTTGGTGAAGGCCACTGCTTCCGCGATCAGGTGCTGGAAGCCTGCCCGACCCTGACCAAGGGCAACGACGGCGCCAAGCACACCACGGTGGAATCCAGCTCGCTGGAAACCATTCGCCACATGGTCGCGTCCGGCCTGGGCATCTCGATCCTGCCGCTGTCGGCGGTGGACAGCCATCACTACGCTCCGGGCGTGATCGAAGTGCGTCCGTTGTCGGCACCGGTGCCATTCCGCACCGTGGCCATCGCCTGGCGCGCCAGCTTCCCGCGGCCGAAAGCCATCGAGATCCTCGCCGACTCCATTCGCCTGTGCTCGGTCGCCAAGCCAGCCGCACCGGTCACGGCCGGTTAA
- the recG gene encoding ATP-dependent DNA helicase RecG, producing MTELSQVSVTALKGVGEAMAEKLAKVGLENLQDVLFHLPLRYQDRTRVVPIGALRPGQDAVVEGTVSGADVVMGRRRSLVVRLQDGTGGLSLRFYHFSNAQKEGLKRGTRIRCYGEARPGASGLEIYHPEYRAINGDEPPPVDETLTPVYPLTEGLTQARLRQLCMQTLTLLKPATLPDWLPTELARDYQLAPLADAIRYLHNPPADADVDELALGHHWAQHRLAFEELLTHQLSQQRLRESMRSLRAPAMPKATKLPAKYLANLGFNPTGAQQRVGNEIAYDLSQHEPMLRLIQGDVGAGKTVVAALAALQALEAGYQVALMAPTEILAEQHFITFKRWLEPLGIDVAWLAGKLKGKNRVAALEQIASGTPMVVGTHALFQDEVQFKNLALVIIDEQHRFGVQQRLALRQKGVGGRMCPHQLIMTATPIPRTLAMSAYADLDTSILDELPPGRTPVNTVLVTDTRRVEVIERVRSACAEGRQAYWVCTLIEESEELTCQAAETTFEDLTAALGELKVGLIHGRMKPAEKAAVMAEFKAGNLQLLVATTVIEVGVDVPNASLMIIENPERLGLAQLHQLRGRVGRGSAVSHCVLLYHPPLSQIGRQRLGIMRETNDGFVIAEKDLELRGPGEMLGTRQTGLLQFKVADLMRDADLLPAVRDAAQALLERWPTHVSPLLDRWLRHGQQYGQV from the coding sequence ATGACGGAGCTGTCGCAGGTCTCGGTCACCGCACTCAAGGGTGTCGGTGAAGCCATGGCCGAGAAACTGGCCAAGGTCGGCCTGGAAAACCTTCAGGACGTGCTGTTCCACCTGCCGCTGCGTTATCAGGATCGCACCCGCGTGGTGCCGATCGGCGCGTTGCGGCCGGGACAGGACGCCGTGGTCGAAGGTACCGTCAGCGGCGCCGACGTGGTCATGGGCCGGCGCCGCAGCCTCGTCGTGCGCTTGCAGGACGGCACCGGCGGACTGAGCCTGCGTTTCTACCATTTCAGCAACGCGCAGAAAGAAGGCCTCAAGCGCGGCACGCGGATTCGCTGCTACGGCGAAGCGCGGCCCGGCGCCTCGGGGCTGGAGATCTATCACCCGGAATACCGCGCCATCAACGGTGACGAACCGCCGCCGGTGGATGAAACCCTGACCCCGGTCTATCCGCTGACCGAAGGCTTGACCCAGGCCCGCCTGCGTCAGTTGTGCATGCAGACCCTGACCCTGCTCAAGCCGGCCACCCTGCCCGACTGGCTGCCGACCGAACTGGCTCGCGACTATCAACTGGCGCCGCTGGCCGACGCGATCCGCTACCTGCACAACCCGCCCGCCGATGCCGACGTCGACGAACTCGCCCTCGGTCATCACTGGGCCCAGCATCGTCTGGCCTTCGAAGAACTGCTGACCCATCAACTGTCCCAGCAGCGCCTGCGCGAGAGCATGCGCTCCCTGCGCGCACCGGCGATGCCGAAAGCCACGAAGCTGCCGGCGAAATACCTGGCCAACCTCGGCTTCAATCCGACCGGCGCTCAGCAACGAGTCGGCAACGAAATCGCCTACGACCTCAGCCAGCACGAACCGATGCTGCGGCTGATTCAGGGCGACGTCGGCGCGGGCAAAACCGTGGTCGCCGCCCTCGCTGCGCTGCAGGCGCTGGAGGCGGGTTATCAGGTCGCCCTGATGGCGCCGACCGAGATCCTCGCCGAACAGCACTTCATCACCTTCAAGCGCTGGCTCGAACCGCTGGGCATTGACGTGGCGTGGCTGGCCGGCAAGCTCAAGGGCAAGAACCGCGTCGCCGCGCTGGAGCAGATCGCCAGCGGCACGCCGATGGTGGTCGGCACCCACGCGCTGTTCCAGGACGAAGTGCAGTTCAAGAACCTCGCGCTGGTGATCATCGACGAACAACACCGCTTCGGCGTGCAGCAGCGTCTGGCGTTGCGGCAGAAAGGCGTCGGCGGGCGCATGTGCCCGCATCAATTGATCATGACCGCCACGCCGATTCCGCGGACGCTGGCGATGAGCGCCTACGCCGACCTCGACACCTCAATTCTCGACGAGCTGCCACCCGGCCGAACCCCGGTCAACACCGTGCTGGTCACCGACACCCGCCGCGTCGAAGTCATCGAGCGGGTGCGCAGTGCCTGCGCCGAGGGCCGTCAGGCCTATTGGGTGTGCACGCTGATTGAAGAGTCCGAAGAGCTGACCTGCCAGGCCGCCGAAACCACTTTCGAAGACCTGACCGCCGCCCTCGGCGAGCTGAAGGTCGGGCTGATCCACGGCCGCATGAAACCCGCCGAGAAAGCCGCCGTCATGGCCGAGTTCAAGGCCGGCAACCTGCAACTGCTGGTTGCCACCACCGTGATCGAAGTCGGCGTTGACGTACCCAACGCCAGCCTGATGATCATCGAAAACCCCGAGCGCCTGGGCCTTGCGCAACTGCACCAGTTGCGTGGCCGCGTCGGCCGAGGCAGCGCGGTCAGCCATTGCGTGCTGCTCTACCATCCGCCGCTGTCACAGATCGGCCGCCAGCGCCTGGGCATCATGCGCGAGACCAACGACGGTTTCGTCATCGCCGAAAAAGACCTCGAACTGCGCGGCCCCGGCGAGATGCTCGGCACCCGCCAGACCGGTCTGCTGCAATTCAAGGTCGCCGACCTGATGCGCGACGCCGATCTGCTGCCCGCCGTGCGCGATGCCGCCCAGGCCTTGCTTGAGCGCTGGCCTACCCACGTCAGCCCGTTGCTCGACCGCTGGCTGCGACACGGGCAGCAATACGGCCAAGTGTGA